A part of Anaerotignum faecicola genomic DNA contains:
- a CDS encoding beta-class carbonic anhydrase, with translation MNDFVKKMLDYNRAFVEHGLYEKYTTTKYPDRKIAILACMDTRMTELLPAALGLKNGDVKLIKNAGGRVMHPYGSVIFSLLVAVYELGVDTVVVIGHDDCGGRLLDPKEMIAKMKERGISQEAIDHVDENHKNVEQWLTGFGDINHSVQSTVDAIREHPLLPKDLEVLGFIMDPHTGAVRGVSERKE, from the coding sequence ATGAATGATTTCGTAAAGAAAATGTTGGATTATAACCGTGCCTTCGTGGAGCATGGTCTCTATGAAAAGTATACCACAACCAAGTATCCGGACCGTAAAATCGCCATTCTTGCCTGCATGGATACCCGCATGACGGAGCTTCTGCCTGCCGCCCTCGGCTTGAAAAACGGCGATGTCAAGCTGATTAAAAACGCAGGCGGTCGCGTGATGCACCCCTATGGCAGTGTCATTTTCAGCCTTCTGGTTGCAGTCTATGAGCTGGGCGTGGATACGGTCGTTGTCATCGGGCATGATGATTGCGGCGGTCGCCTGCTTGACCCGAAGGAAATGATTGCCAAGATGAAGGAACGCGGCATTTCACAGGAAGCGATTGACCATGTGGATGAAAACCATAAAAACGTGGAGCAATGGCTGACCGGCTTCGGGGATATCAATCATTCTGTGCAAAGCACCGTCGATGCCATTAGGGAGCATCCGCTGCTGCCTAAGGATCTGGAGGTGCTCGGCTTCATCATGGACCCCCATACGGGCGCAGTCCGCGGCGTTTCCGAGAGAAAAGAATAA
- a CDS encoding S-layer homology domain-containing protein, whose protein sequence is MTEKNKGKKLLTWTLALSMTLALPPVGVFAEDGAGGEGSQQTNSAPAAEQSDGSSNGSGTSNSETTEPTSTPENGGQKTETAPPSGTTGTSTSSGEGQNGKDETLKPLLAPVSGGEATKDEGESNPAPIKGEDENKDETTGEVKHEATIDGTQYDTLKEAIRAAQDGDTVVLAKDVTANISINKSITLNLNGKTLTADEGERAIEITPTVDFPDELKTILRQSHSIENPYFPNIDFKSSPFLSEYEETYPDTFNLPVINVKIKNGTITGGDLSSKQDGENNQAFIRCGGGIRISSCTVELTDCNIEGNKARYGGGIFCSNSTVTIKGGTISGNTAVDGHGNLYAAGGGISSFRSDLIINDVRITDNTANKGNTSYGGGLGVRGGSLIMTDTTISKNKAIQSGGGICIGPVNSSSKSIFPVEFTITGGSISENECTYNGGGIYYDSVQTAEQSLPCSISGTEITKNKSTHSGGGIYLGNNTMLTVGDSTRICGNSATNEGGGISALNVTSLNLGKVDIKNNQASVRGGGIYAQTVGAFQPIITCSEGACIEENNAATGGGIATYAYPNTEAPMTINIEAGASVKNNTATAGGGVYTYDHTNLTVEEGVALYNNTATDMADDLFLYNSTSTLPKATDMSGDKILADGKEITGWFYDGWYKWNTEKNDWDAISRWGKEVDGSKYYDEYTPIAGETTSMALKAAYKPAPPSGGGGGGGGHRPKPKPTVEIPDDDALGLNNTDHFAYIVGYGNGEVQPQNSITRAEVAAIFFRLLEDGIRSENFTHQNDFSDVAADAWYCSSVSTLSRMGIIAGYPDGTFRPNAPITRAEFAAIATRFDNNGDKTPVSFTDIIGHWAEGEITVAANHGWVSGYGDDTFRPQNQITRAETMSLVNRVLKRLPETPADLLPDMITWTDNADTSSWYYLPVQEATNSHYYEFKENSKHEKWTELRETRDWSKLG, encoded by the coding sequence ATGACAGAGAAAAACAAAGGCAAGAAGCTTCTCACTTGGACATTGGCACTTTCTATGACGCTTGCCCTGCCGCCAGTTGGGGTATTCGCAGAGGATGGTGCCGGGGGCGAAGGCTCTCAGCAGACGAATAGCGCGCCTGCTGCAGAACAGTCTGACGGCTCGTCCAATGGAAGCGGAACAAGCAACAGCGAAACAACAGAACCAACAAGCACACCTGAGAACGGCGGACAGAAGACCGAAACTGCCCCCCCCTCAGGGACAACCGGTACTTCTACTTCTTCCGGTGAGGGGCAGAACGGTAAAGATGAAACCTTAAAGCCTTTACTGGCACCTGTAAGCGGTGGAGAAGCAACGAAAGACGAGGGCGAAAGCAACCCTGCTCCTATCAAGGGTGAAGATGAAAACAAAGACGAAACAACTGGCGAAGTAAAGCATGAGGCAACCATCGATGGAACACAATACGATACGTTGAAAGAAGCAATCAGAGCTGCTCAAGACGGCGATACCGTTGTACTGGCGAAGGATGTAACCGCAAACATCAGTATCAACAAATCTATTACACTGAATTTGAATGGGAAAACCTTAACTGCCGACGAAGGAGAACGTGCGATTGAAATTACTCCTACGGTTGATTTTCCAGATGAGCTTAAAACGATACTCCGACAAAGCCATAGCATTGAAAATCCATATTTCCCCAATATCGATTTCAAAAGCTCCCCCTTCCTCTCTGAATATGAGGAGACCTATCCGGATACGTTTAATCTTCCGGTAATCAATGTTAAAATCAAAAATGGTACTATTACAGGTGGGGATCTTTCAAGCAAACAGGACGGTGAAAATAACCAAGCTTTCATCCGCTGTGGTGGCGGCATCCGTATCAGTTCCTGCACTGTTGAATTAACGGACTGTAATATTGAAGGCAATAAAGCAAGGTATGGTGGCGGTATCTTCTGTTCAAACAGTACCGTTACAATCAAGGGTGGTACTATTTCCGGAAATACAGCGGTAGACGGTCATGGTAACTTATACGCAGCCGGCGGTGGTATTTCTTCCTTCAGAAGCGACTTAATCATAAACGATGTTCGGATTACAGACAATACTGCTAACAAAGGCAACACTAGCTATGGCGGCGGTCTTGGTGTAAGAGGTGGTTCTCTTATCATGACTGACACTACAATTAGCAAGAATAAAGCGATCCAGAGTGGCGGCGGTATCTGCATCGGTCCTGTAAATAGCAGTAGTAAATCTATATTTCCTGTTGAATTTACAATTACAGGCGGCTCTATTTCAGAAAATGAATGTACTTATAATGGTGGGGGCATTTACTATGATTCTGTGCAGACTGCAGAACAAAGCCTCCCATGCTCTATTAGCGGAACTGAAATCACCAAAAACAAATCTACCCACAGCGGCGGCGGTATCTATTTAGGTAACAATACTATGTTAACAGTCGGAGATTCAACCCGCATTTGTGGCAATAGTGCTACAAATGAAGGTGGCGGCATTAGTGCCCTTAATGTCACCTCTCTGAATTTAGGCAAGGTTGATATTAAAAATAATCAAGCCTCTGTTCGCGGTGGCGGTATCTACGCACAGACTGTCGGAGCCTTTCAGCCGATCATCACATGCTCCGAAGGTGCTTGTATTGAGGAAAACAATGCCGCTACCGGCGGTGGTATTGCCACCTATGCATATCCAAACACAGAAGCACCTATGACTATAAACATTGAAGCAGGTGCTTCTGTAAAAAATAATACCGCTACAGCTGGTGGCGGTGTTTACACCTATGATCACACAAATCTGACTGTTGAGGAAGGTGTAGCTCTGTATAACAACACGGCAACCGATATGGCTGATGATTTATTCCTGTATAATTCTACTTCTACGCTTCCAAAAGCTACCGATATGTCCGGTGACAAAATTCTTGCTGATGGCAAAGAAATCACCGGTTGGTTCTATGACGGTTGGTATAAATGGAATACCGAAAAAAATGACTGGGATGCTATCTCGCGTTGGGGAAAAGAAGTAGACGGTTCTAAATATTATGATGAATACACTCCCATCGCAGGAGAAACGACCTCGATGGCATTGAAAGCGGCATACAAACCCGCACCTCCCAGCGGTGGTGGCGGCGGTGGCGGCGGACATCGTCCCAAGCCCAAGCCGACAGTAGAAATTCCTGATGATGACGCACTGGGTCTGAACAACACTGACCACTTTGCTTACATTGTTGGTTACGGGAATGGCGAAGTACAGCCGCAGAATTCCATCACCCGTGCAGAGGTAGCGGCAATCTTCTTCCGTCTGCTTGAGGATGGTATCCGCAGTGAAAACTTCACACATCAGAATGATTTCTCCGATGTGGCGGCAGATGCATGGTATTGCAGCTCCGTTTCCACGCTGAGCAGGATGGGCATTATCGCAGGGTATCCCGATGGGACATTCCGCCCGAACGCACCCATCACGCGTGCGGAATTTGCGGCAATCGCAACACGCTTTGACAACAACGGCGACAAAACGCCCGTAAGCTTCACCGATATCATCGGGCATTGGGCAGAAGGCGAGATTACGGTTGCGGCGAACCATGGCTGGGTAAGCGGCTACGGCGACGATACATTCCGTCCCCAGAATCAGATTACCCGTGCAGAAACCATGTCTCTGGTAAACCGTGTGCTGAAGCGTCTCCCTGAGACTCCGGCGGATTTACTTCCCGACATGATTACATGGACGGATAACGCTGATACAAGCAGCTGGTATTACCTGCCCGTGCAGGAGGCAACCAACAGCCATTACTACGAATTCAAAGAGAATTCCAAGCATGAAAAATGGACAGAGCTGCGCGAAACACGCGATTGGTCTAAATTAGGATAA
- a CDS encoding stalk domain-containing protein: protein MKRNTVKRNVSLALGAVLVFGAVPAYAADAVTVKLNGSQMEFDVNPVIENSRTLVPFRKIFEALDCAVSYTKENGAQVVTANRGNQWITLEIGKNEITVDGETKKLDVAPKIVNGRTLVPLRAISEGLDCTVDWSADTKTVDIQKKQGQYAVTSAHISKNITDDKGNILITVAFEYPVIENKDNNAFITAVNEQYKKDAEAAISEAEAEFKDSAAAVLASEGKNYHPMVFTRSFEVSLNQDNLLSITQLDYANTYGAHPNTLKSSKTFNLAENKALTLSEVLGKNAADTDSYVKEKFDAYVKETVGELLEYYQQNSEKALSAVNFCLTEDALVLYYNPYDILPYAAGSPEVKVPYADTTIKLALSES, encoded by the coding sequence ATGAAAAGAAATACGGTAAAAAGAAACGTAAGCCTTGCCTTAGGTGCGGTGCTGGTTTTCGGTGCAGTTCCTGCCTATGCGGCGGATGCTGTTACGGTAAAGCTGAACGGCAGTCAGATGGAGTTTGATGTAAATCCCGTGATTGAAAACAGCAGAACCCTTGTGCCGTTCAGAAAGATTTTTGAAGCACTGGATTGTGCCGTTTCCTATACGAAGGAGAATGGCGCGCAGGTGGTTACGGCAAACAGAGGCAATCAATGGATCACTCTGGAAATCGGCAAAAACGAAATCACCGTTGATGGCGAAACAAAGAAGCTGGATGTTGCGCCGAAAATCGTAAACGGCAGAACCCTTGTGCCGCTGAGAGCCATTTCCGAAGGTCTGGACTGCACGGTTGATTGGTCTGCCGATACCAAAACCGTGGATATTCAGAAAAAACAGGGGCAGTATGCCGTTACATCCGCACATATTTCCAAGAATATAACAGATGATAAGGGAAATATCCTGATTACGGTAGCGTTTGAATACCCCGTCATTGAAAATAAGGACAATAACGCCTTTATCACAGCGGTAAATGAACAGTATAAAAAGGATGCCGAAGCTGCTATTTCCGAAGCGGAAGCGGAATTTAAGGATTCTGCCGCGGCAGTCCTTGCTTCCGAGGGCAAGAATTACCATCCAATGGTTTTCACACGCTCCTTTGAGGTTAGTCTGAATCAGGATAACCTGCTTTCTATCACACAGCTGGATTATGCGAATACCTACGGCGCACATCCCAATACGCTGAAAAGCTCAAAGACCTTCAATCTGGCGGAAAATAAAGCGCTTACGCTGAGCGAGGTTCTGGGGAAGAATGCCGCCGATACGGATAGCTATGTGAAGGAAAAATTTGACGCGTATGTCAAAGAAACCGTAGGCGAATTGCTTGAGTATTATCAGCAGAACAGCGAGAAAGCACTCTCCGCAGTCAATTTCTGCCTGACCGAGGATGCACTGGTTCTGTATTATAATCCTTATGATATCCTGCCTTACGCGGCAGGCTCGCCGGAGGTAAAAGTACCTTATGCGGATACAACCATAAAGCTTGCTTTGTCTGAAAGCTGA
- a CDS encoding DUF2461 domain-containing protein, translating into MKPFEGFTAETIDFLWELRMNNSREWMEENRDRYKRVLKEPFDSLAAALVAESIAFGGREMKCSVSRINRDIRFSKDKSPYRASRWVVLYDAALQGTAWKERPSFYFELNPEGYEHGLGMWCSPSAFLAAYRRKIESNPAAFERMAKKFEKDPLFRLEGRAYKKFKNETLSPLLQAWYPKKDVLLVAHGGMEDILFSPELPQFLAEGWSRLKNFYAFLDAIEAE; encoded by the coding sequence ATGAAACCATTTGAAGGCTTTACCGCGGAAACAATAGATTTCCTCTGGGAGCTGCGGATGAATAACAGCCGCGAATGGATGGAGGAGAACCGCGACCGCTATAAGCGCGTGCTGAAGGAGCCCTTTGATAGCCTTGCGGCGGCGCTTGTGGCGGAAAGCATAGCCTTCGGCGGCAGGGAAATGAAATGCTCCGTTTCCCGTATCAATCGCGATATCCGCTTTTCCAAGGATAAAAGCCCTTACCGCGCAAGCCGTTGGGTTGTGCTGTATGATGCGGCATTGCAGGGAACGGCATGGAAGGAACGCCCTTCCTTCTATTTCGAGCTGAACCCCGAAGGCTATGAGCATGGCCTTGGCATGTGGTGCAGTCCGTCTGCCTTCCTTGCGGCATACCGCAGAAAAATCGAAAGCAATCCTGCGGCGTTTGAACGTATGGCGAAAAAATTTGAGAAAGACCCTCTTTTCCGTCTGGAAGGGAGAGCATATAAAAAATTCAAAAATGAAACGCTTTCCCCGCTTTTGCAGGCGTGGTATCCCAAAAAGGATGTCCTGCTTGTGGCACACGGCGGTATGGAGGATATCCTCTTTTCCCCTGAATTACCACAGTTCCTCGCAGAGGGATGGAGCAGGCTCAAAAATTTCTATGCTTTTCTGGATGCCATTGAAGCGGAATAA
- a CDS encoding glycine--tRNA ligase, translating into MAVESMEKIVALAKNRGFVYPGSEIYGGLANTWDYGPLGVELKNNMKKAWWKKFIQENPKNVGVDCAILMNPQTWVASGHVGGFSDPLMDCKECKERFRADKLIEDHMASHDMPEVVVDGWTNEEMKKFVDDNQVVCPSCGAHNFTDIRQFNLMFKTFQGVTEDAKNVVYLRPETAQGIFVNFKNVQRTTRKKLPFGIGQIGKSFRNEITPGNFTFRTREFEQMELEFFCEPGTDLEWLDYWRKYCKNFLLSLNMTEDAIRLRDHSPEELSHYSKGTTDIEYKFPFGWGELWGIADRTDYDLTCHQNTSGEDMTYYDQAKNEKYVPYCIEPSVGADRVTLAFLCDAYNEEEVGEGDVRTVLKFHPALAPIKAAVLPLSKKLNEQAAEVYAALAKEFNCDYDDAGSIGKRYRRQDEVGTPFCITYDFDSVEDHCVTVRDRDTMEQVRMPIAELVPYLKEKMEF; encoded by the coding sequence ATGGCAGTAGAATCTATGGAAAAAATCGTAGCATTGGCAAAAAACAGAGGCTTTGTTTACCCCGGTTCCGAAATTTACGGCGGTCTGGCAAACACATGGGATTATGGCCCTCTGGGTGTAGAGCTGAAAAACAACATGAAAAAAGCATGGTGGAAGAAATTTATTCAGGAAAACCCCAAGAATGTCGGCGTTGACTGTGCAATCCTGATGAACCCCCAGACATGGGTGGCATCCGGTCACGTTGGCGGCTTCTCCGATCCTCTGATGGACTGTAAGGAATGTAAGGAGCGTTTCCGCGCCGATAAGCTGATTGAAGACCACATGGCATCCCATGATATGCCCGAAGTAGTTGTAGACGGTTGGACAAATGAAGAAATGAAGAAATTTGTAGATGATAATCAGGTTGTCTGCCCTTCCTGCGGCGCACATAACTTCACAGATATCCGTCAGTTTAACCTGATGTTCAAGACCTTCCAGGGCGTAACAGAGGATGCGAAAAACGTGGTTTATCTGCGTCCCGAAACCGCACAGGGTATCTTCGTAAACTTCAAAAATGTGCAGAGAACCACAAGAAAAAAACTACCCTTCGGTATCGGTCAGATTGGTAAATCCTTCCGTAACGAAATCACACCCGGTAACTTTACCTTCCGTACCAGAGAATTTGAACAGATGGAGCTGGAATTCTTCTGCGAACCCGGTACAGATTTGGAATGGCTGGATTACTGGAGAAAATACTGCAAAAACTTCCTGCTGAGCCTGAATATGACAGAGGATGCAATCCGTCTGAGAGATCACTCTCCCGAAGAACTGTCTCACTACAGCAAGGGTACAACAGATATCGAATATAAATTCCCGTTCGGCTGGGGCGAGCTGTGGGGCATTGCGGACAGAACCGATTATGACCTGACCTGCCACCAGAACACAAGCGGCGAGGATATGACATATTATGATCAGGCAAAGAATGAAAAATATGTGCCTTACTGCATCGAGCCTTCTGTTGGTGCGGACCGTGTAACGCTGGCATTCCTGTGCGATGCTTATAACGAAGAGGAGGTCGGCGAAGGTGATGTCAGAACCGTTCTGAAATTCCATCCCGCACTGGCTCCCATCAAGGCGGCTGTTCTGCCTCTGAGCAAAAAGCTGAACGAACAGGCGGCAGAGGTTTATGCAGCACTGGCGAAGGAATTTAACTGCGATTATGATGACGCAGGCTCTATCGGTAAGCGCTACAGAAGACAGGATGAGGTCGGCACACCCTTCTGCATCACCTACGATTTCGATTCCGTTGAGGATCACTGCGTAACCGTGCGTGACAGAGATACCATGGAACAGGTAAGAATGCCTATCGCAGAGTTGGTTCCTTATCTGAAGGAAAAAATGGAGTTTTAA
- the recO gene encoding DNA repair protein RecO, whose protein sequence is MGTEKLRGIVLREQAKGESNKQIVLLAQGVGRVLLSARGARRAKSKLLAATQLFCYADFVVYEGKGFYSVTQAELKNSFYGLRLDMDKFSEGMYLAELTERSCPAGMEQDAVLELLYYAFLVMDRGILPPKLISRIFELKLLQLNGLFASDVCHICGEGEGTLYFDGRMGAFYCEKHRTEDSIFVLDAVRRAVRFVLERESRAAFGFQLSAEALEQLTFILRKYMEVHMGIRLKTRDFFEQ, encoded by the coding sequence ATGGGAACGGAAAAGCTGCGCGGCATTGTCCTGCGTGAGCAGGCAAAGGGCGAGAGCAATAAGCAGATTGTGCTTCTGGCGCAGGGCGTGGGTCGTGTGCTGCTTTCTGCCCGCGGTGCCAGAAGAGCGAAAAGTAAGCTTCTGGCGGCAACGCAGCTGTTCTGCTATGCCGATTTTGTGGTCTATGAGGGTAAGGGCTTTTATTCCGTCACGCAGGCGGAGCTGAAAAACAGCTTTTATGGTCTGCGGCTGGATATGGATAAGTTCTCTGAGGGCATGTATCTGGCGGAGCTGACGGAGCGCAGCTGCCCTGCCGGTATGGAGCAGGATGCTGTGTTGGAGCTTTTGTATTATGCCTTTCTTGTGATGGATAGGGGGATTCTGCCGCCGAAGCTGATTTCCCGTATCTTTGAATTAAAGCTTTTGCAGCTGAATGGGCTCTTTGCGTCAGATGTATGTCATATCTGCGGCGAAGGCGAGGGGACACTCTATTTTGATGGCAGGATGGGTGCGTTTTACTGTGAAAAGCACCGCACAGAGGATAGCATTTTTGTTCTGGATGCCGTCCGAAGGGCGGTTCGGTTTGTGCTGGAAAGAGAGAGCCGCGCGGCGTTTGGCTTTCAGCTTTCCGCCGAAGCACTCGAACAGCTGACCTTTATCCTACGGAAATATATGGAGGTTCACATGGGCATAAGGCTGAAAACACGCGATTTTTTTGAACAGTGA
- the era gene encoding GTPase Era translates to MKKFHSGFVALIGRPNVGKSTLMNCLIGEKIAITSHKPQTTRNKITSILTKDDFQCVFLDTPGIHKPKSKLGEYMMRSAETTFNEVDLVLMLIEPTTEVQTMDEYVLERIKNVKTPVVLVINKIDTVEREALLEVISVYSKAYPFAEVVPISAMKDRNTGELLEVIRKYLPEGPQYFPADMVTDQPERQIASEIIREKALYLLQDEVPHGIAVEIMSMKKRPDKDIVDVQATIYCERDSHKGIIIGKQGAMLKRIGSTARYDMQRLLGSPIYLQLWVKVKKDWRDSDFLLKNFGYDKKNI, encoded by the coding sequence ATGAAAAAATTTCACTCCGGCTTTGTTGCATTGATCGGCAGACCGAATGTCGGCAAATCCACGCTGATGAACTGCCTGATCGGGGAGAAGATTGCCATTACCTCGCATAAGCCGCAGACCACAAGAAATAAAATTACCTCCATTCTGACGAAGGATGATTTTCAGTGTGTTTTTCTGGATACCCCCGGTATTCATAAGCCGAAATCCAAGCTGGGCGAATATATGATGCGTTCTGCGGAAACCACCTTTAACGAGGTGGATCTGGTGCTGATGCTCATTGAACCCACCACAGAGGTGCAGACAATGGATGAATACGTTCTGGAACGCATCAAAAACGTAAAAACACCCGTTGTACTGGTTATCAATAAAATCGACACCGTAGAACGGGAAGCACTGTTAGAGGTGATTTCTGTTTACAGCAAGGCATATCCCTTTGCGGAGGTGGTGCCGATTTCTGCCATGAAGGACAGAAATACAGGCGAGCTGCTGGAGGTAATTCGGAAATATCTGCCGGAAGGGCCGCAGTATTTCCCTGCGGATATGGTGACGGATCAGCCCGAACGCCAGATTGCGTCGGAGATTATCCGCGAAAAGGCGTTGTATTTGTTGCAGGATGAGGTGCCGCATGGGATTGCGGTGGAGATTATGTCCATGAAGAAGCGTCCCGATAAGGATATTGTGGATGTGCAGGCAACCATTTATTGCGAGAGGGATTCACATAAGGGCATTATCATCGGCAAGCAGGGGGCGATGCTCAAGCGCATTGGCTCCACCGCACGCTATGATATGCAGAGACTGCTTGGCTCGCCTATTTATTTACAGCTTTGGGTGAAGGTGAAGAAGGACTGGCGCGACAGTGATTTCCTGCTGAAAAACTTCGGCTACGACAAGAAGAATATTTAA